From Streptomyces sp. TLI_053, a single genomic window includes:
- a CDS encoding M56 family metallopeptidase, with product MTPVLVVVALAVLLPWAAVPAASRLARLLAPREAALALAGAAALLAGGTVAVLVALLHVPFLAGLEQLPLTGVTRHWPAVLPVAGVAGAVLVVQAVRLVRAVRRHRAVLSRAWRLTAGATAEGDVLVVPGAEAEAFALPGHRGRAGRVVVTEGMLESLAAPERAVLLAHERAHLRGRHHLFSVAADLAAAVHPALARLRTGLEFHLERWADEAAARSVSDRRLAATAIARAALVGAAGPGAPAVRPLSVSTGPVPLRVRALLEPAPAGPEGRRPRLAAAGLVTAVVTATGLALGLAYGLHEYVEYAAEALVGR from the coding sequence ATGACGCCGGTCCTGGTGGTCGTCGCCCTGGCCGTTCTGCTGCCCTGGGCCGCCGTGCCCGCGGCGTCCCGGCTCGCACGGCTGCTCGCGCCGCGCGAAGCCGCCCTGGCCCTCGCCGGCGCGGCGGCCCTGCTGGCGGGCGGCACCGTCGCGGTGCTGGTCGCCCTCCTCCACGTGCCGTTCCTGGCGGGCCTCGAACAGCTGCCGCTCACCGGGGTGACCAGGCACTGGCCGGCGGTGCTTCCCGTCGCGGGCGTCGCCGGGGCAGTGCTCGTCGTACAGGCCGTCCGGCTGGTACGGGCCGTGCGCCGCCACCGCGCCGTGCTGTCGCGGGCGTGGCGGCTGACCGCCGGGGCGACGGCGGAGGGCGATGTGCTCGTCGTACCGGGAGCGGAGGCGGAGGCCTTCGCCTTGCCGGGCCACCGGGGGCGGGCCGGTCGCGTGGTCGTGACGGAGGGCATGCTCGAATCTCTGGCGGCGCCGGAGCGCGCGGTCCTGCTCGCGCACGAGCGGGCCCACCTCCGCGGGCGCCACCACCTGTTCTCGGTGGCCGCCGACCTCGCCGCCGCCGTCCACCCGGCCCTCGCACGGCTGCGCACCGGCCTGGAGTTCCACCTCGAGCGGTGGGCCGACGAGGCGGCCGCCCGCTCGGTGTCCGACCGGAGGCTCGCCGCGACCGCGATCGCCCGCGCCGCCCTGGTCGGCGCGGCCGGACCCGGCGCGCCCGCCGTCCGGCCGCTGTCCGTGAGCACGGGGCCGGTGCCCCTGCGGGTCCGGGCCCTGCTGGAACCGGCGCCGGCCGGACCGGAGGGGCGGCGCCCGCGGCTCGCCGCCGCCGGGCTCGTCACCGCTGTGGTGACCGCGACCGGGCTGGCGCTGGGCCTGGCGTACGGCCTGCACGAGTACGTCGAATACGCGGCGGAGGCGCTCGTCGGCCGGTGA
- a CDS encoding BlaI/MecI/CopY family transcriptional regulator: MVRGRQEARRPHGELVADVLAVLWASAEPMTAQEVKGALRQDLARTTVATILARLHEKGTLDRTRPGRSFAYAPVADAAGLAAGRMRRELEKEPQRDLVLKRFVSSLSADDEDVLRSLLLAAEGEQDPVAEDLAGDAAEESAAAEDAAAEDAERADEG, from the coding sequence ATGGTGAGGGGCAGGCAGGAGGCGAGGCGTCCGCACGGGGAGCTGGTCGCGGACGTCCTGGCGGTGCTGTGGGCGTCGGCCGAGCCGATGACCGCCCAGGAGGTGAAGGGCGCGCTGCGGCAGGACCTCGCCCGGACGACCGTGGCGACGATCCTCGCCCGTCTGCACGAGAAGGGCACGCTCGACCGGACGCGCCCGGGGCGTTCCTTCGCCTACGCGCCGGTGGCGGACGCCGCCGGTCTGGCCGCGGGGCGGATGCGCCGGGAGCTTGAGAAGGAACCGCAGCGGGATCTCGTCCTGAAGCGGTTCGTGTCCTCCCTGTCCGCGGACGACGAGGACGTGCTGCGAAGCCTGCTGCTCGCCGCCGAGGGCGAACAGGACCCGGTGGCGGAGGACTTGGCTGGGGACGCGGCTGAGGAATCGGCTGCGGCGGAGGACGCCGCGGCGGAGGACGCGGAGCGGGCGGACGAGGGATGA